One region of Erythrolamprus reginae isolate rEryReg1 chromosome 8, rEryReg1.hap1, whole genome shotgun sequence genomic DNA includes:
- the TRIM32 gene encoding E3 ubiquitin-protein ligase TRIM32 produces the protein MAAAPQLNSDALREVLECPICMECFTEEHLRPKLLHCGHTICKQCSGKLLANCINGIRCPFCSKVTRITTLAQLTDNLTVLKIIDTAGLSETVGVLMCKACGRRLPKHFCRSCSLVLCEPCKESEHLQQHHNVVAIKEAADGKRRDFGARLGRLRELMGDLQKRKVSLEGVSKDLQGRYKAVLQEYGKEERKVQEELARSRKFFTSSLSEVEKVNSQIMEEQAYLLNIAEVQIVSRCDYFLAKIKQGDIALLEEEGEEEEPELMSSLPKELTLQEVELLKVGHIGPLQIGQVVKKPRSINIEETLMETTAEASGSFREADPPAEGVSPLSHCSSPAKPRMSEATSSVQQCHFLKKMGSKGNTPGTFNLPVSLHVTPQGEVLVADRGNFRIQVFTRKGFLKEIRRSPSGIDSFVLSFLGADLPNLTPLSVTMNCHGLIGVTDSYDNSMKVYTMDGHCVACHRSQLSKPWGITALPSGQFVVTDVEGGKLWCFTVDRGVGVVKYTCLCSAVRPKFVTCDAEGTIYFTQGLGLNLENRQHEHHLEGGFSIGSVGPDGQLGRQISHFFSENEDFRCIAGMCVDSRGDLIVADSSRKEILHFPKGGGYNILIREGLTCPVGIAVTPKGQLLVLDCWDHCIKIYSYHLRRYSTP, from the coding sequence ATGGCTGCTGCCCCTCAACTCAACTCGGATGCCCTCCGCGAAGTTTTGGAGTGCCCCATATGCATGGAGTGCTTCACCGAAGAGCACCTGCGACCCAAGCTGCTCCACTGTGGCCACACGATCTGCAAACAGTGCTCGGGGAAGCTCCTGGCCAACTGCATCAACGGGATCCGTTGCCCCTTCTGTAGCAAAGTCACCAGGATCACCACCCTGGCCCAGCTGACCGACAACCTGACCGTTTTGAAGATCATCGACACGGCGGGGTTGAGCGAGACCGTCGGCGTCCTCATGTGCAAAGCGTGTGGGCGGAGGCTGCCCAAGCACTTCTGCAGGAGCTGCAGCCTGGTCTTGTGTGAGCCTTGCAAAGAGTCGGAACACCTCCAGCAACATCACAACGTGGTGGCGATCAAAGAAGCCGCCGACGGGAAGAGGAGGGACTTCGGGGCCAGGCTGGGTCGCCTCCGAGAGCTGATGGGGGACCTTCAGAAGAGGAAGGTGTCTCTGGAAGGGGTTTCGAAGGACCTCCAAGGCAGGTACAAAGCCGTCTTGCAAGAGTACGGCAAAGAAGAGCGCAAGGTCCAAGAAGAGTTGGCCAGGTCGCGGAAGTTCTTCACCAGCTCCCTCTCCGAGGTGGAGAAGGTGAACAGCCAGATCATGGAGGAGCAAGCTTACCTCCTCAACATCGCTGAGGTCCAGATTGTGTCCCGGTGTGATTACTTCCTTGCCAAAATCAAACAGGGAGATATCGCCCTactggaggaggaaggggaagaggaggaaccgGAGCTGATGAGCAGCCTTCCCAAAGAGTTGACTCTACAAGAGGTGGAACTCCTCAAGGTTGGTCATATTGGACCACTCCAGATAGGACAAGTGGTCAAAAAACCCCGGAGCATCAACATCGAGGAGACCTTGATGGAGACAACGGCAGAAGCATCGGGGTCCTTCAGAGAGGCAGATCCCCCTGCGGAAGGGGTCAGTCCATTGTCCCATTGCTCTTCTCCTGCAAAGCCAAGGATGTCCGAGGCCACCTCCAGCGTCCAACAGTGCCACTTTCTCAAGAAAATGGGCTCCAAGGGTAACACACCAGGCACGTTCAACCTGCCGGTCAGCCTTCATGTCACCCCGCAGGGAGAGGTCCTCGTGGCTGACCGGGGAAACTTCCGTATCCAAGTCTTCACCCGTAAGGGGTTTTTGAAGGAAATTCGCCGGAGTCCTAGCGGGATCGACAGTTTTGTGCTCAGTTTCCTCGGGGCCGACTTACCCAACCTGACTCCCTTGTCGGTCACCATGAACTGCCACGGACTCATCGGGGTGACCGACAGCTACGACAACTCAATGAAAGTGTACACCATGGATGGACACTGCGTGGCGTGCCACCGAAGTCAGTTGAGCAAGCCGTGGGGCATAACGGCTTTGCCTTCGGGGCAATTTGTGGTGACCGACGTCGAAGGAGGCAAACTGTGGTGCTTCACGGTGGACCGGGGAGTCGGGGTGGTAAAATACACCTGCCTGTGCAGCGCCGTGCGTCCAAAATTTGTCACGTGTGATGCCGAAGGGACCATCTACTTCACCCAAGGGCTGGGCCTCAACCTGGAGAACCGCCAACACGAACATCACCTGGAAGGCGGGTTTTCTATTGGCTCTGTCGGTCCGGACGGACAGCTGGGCCGACAAATCAGTCACTTTTTCTCCGAGAACGAAGATTTCCGCTGTATCGCCGGCATGTGCGTGGACTCGCGGGGGGATCTGATTGTGGCCGACAGCAGCCGCAAAGAGATCTTACATTTCCCCAAAGGCGGCGGTTACAATATCCTTATCCGAGAAGGTTTGACCTGCCCTGTGGGCATAGCCGTCACTCCCAAAGGTCAGTTGTTGGTCCTGGACTGTTGGGATCATTGCATTAAGATTTATAGCTACCACTTGCGAAGGTATTCCACACCTTAA